One Lentibacillus cibarius DNA window includes the following coding sequences:
- the proC gene encoding pyrroline-5-carboxylate reductase has protein sequence MTKKMAFVGAGSMAESILSGILASGFLAKEDILVTNKSDFERLEHLERQYQIQYVEDKQETVTDARIVLLAVKPYDMETAIASIRDYLNTDQLLISVAAGVSTDTISEMLGREIPVIRAMPNTSAAAGESATAVTRGRLATEEHLHTALELFRTIGTATEVAEEDMHTVTAIAGSGPAYVYYLVEVMEEAAVAAGLDKQTAHELLIQTIAGAGEMLKSSGLDPAQLRKNITSPGGTTQAGLEALDEGEFQKTVMGCVETARERSIELGKK, from the coding sequence ATGACTAAAAAAATGGCATTTGTTGGGGCTGGATCCATGGCTGAATCAATTTTATCCGGTATATTAGCCAGCGGATTTTTAGCAAAAGAAGACATTCTGGTAACAAACAAATCGGACTTCGAAAGACTGGAACATTTAGAGAGGCAGTACCAGATCCAGTACGTTGAGGATAAACAGGAGACTGTTACTGATGCCCGTATCGTATTGCTTGCTGTGAAGCCGTATGATATGGAGACTGCGATTGCGTCGATTCGTGACTATTTGAATACCGATCAATTACTTATATCTGTTGCCGCCGGTGTATCAACGGATACGATATCGGAAATGCTGGGCCGTGAAATACCGGTTATCCGGGCAATGCCAAATACCTCGGCAGCAGCTGGTGAATCTGCTACAGCGGTAACGAGAGGGCGGCTCGCCACTGAAGAACATCTTCATACCGCGCTTGAATTGTTTCGTACAATTGGAACGGCAACGGAAGTAGCTGAGGAAGATATGCATACGGTGACGGCGATTGCAGGAAGCGGACCTGCCTATGTTTATTATTTGGTTGAAGTGATGGAAGAGGCGGCTGTTGCCGCTGGGCTCGACAAACAAACTGCACATGAATTGCTTATACAGACAATTGCCGGTGCTGGAGAAATGCTGAAGTCATCCGGTCTGGATCCGGCACAGTTGCGTAAAAATATCACAAGTCCTGGAGGAACCACTCAAGCCGGACTGGAAGCGTTGGATGAAGGTGAATTCCAAAAAACAGTCATGGGCTGCGTAGAAACTGCTCGTGAACGCTCGATTGAATTAGGGAAAAAGTGA
- a CDS encoding deoxynucleoside kinase: protein MNLRAKYGIPNDSIITVAGTVGVGKSTMTKALANALHFKTSFEKVETNPYLEKFYNDFERWSFHLQVYFLAERFKEQKRIFEYGGGFVQDRSIYEDTGIFARMHYENGTMPQTDYETYTNLFDAMVMTPYFPHPDLLIYLEGSFDEVLERIQDRGRKMEQNTPVSYWREMYNRYEEWINNFNACPVLRINISDYDLTKQEDSIEPVLEKIGHFIQQARKWKTREYIK from the coding sequence ATGAATTTACGTGCCAAATACGGGATACCCAATGACAGTATCATAACAGTAGCCGGTACCGTCGGAGTTGGCAAGTCAACGATGACGAAAGCATTAGCTAACGCCTTGCATTTCAAAACCTCGTTTGAAAAGGTTGAAACGAATCCATATCTTGAAAAGTTTTATAACGATTTTGAACGCTGGAGTTTTCACCTGCAAGTCTATTTTTTAGCAGAACGGTTCAAGGAACAGAAACGGATTTTTGAATATGGCGGTGGATTTGTGCAGGACCGCTCTATTTATGAGGATACCGGCATCTTTGCACGAATGCACTACGAAAACGGAACAATGCCTCAAACAGACTATGAGACATATACAAACTTATTTGACGCTATGGTAATGACGCCGTACTTCCCGCATCCGGATCTGCTTATTTACTTAGAAGGATCGTTTGATGAAGTTCTGGAGCGAATTCAAGACCGTGGCAGGAAAATGGAACAGAATACACCTGTTTCCTACTGGAGAGAAATGTACAATCGCTATGAAGAATGGATTAATAACTTTAATGCATGTCCGGTATTGCGTATCAATATATCTGATTACGACCTGACGAAACAGGAAGACTCGATTGAGCCAGTCCTAGAAAAGATCGGCCATTTTATCCAGCAGGCACGGAAATGGAAAACAAGAGAATATATCAAATAA
- a CDS encoding deoxynucleoside kinase, which yields MPTVPFIAIEGPIGIGKTSLAQKLSVQFNFHLLKEIVEENPFLGKFYDDIKEWSFQTEMFFLCNRFKQLEDIQQKYLSWNKAVIADYHISKNMIFARRTLPADKFDKYEQIYHILTKDMPVPNMMIYLHASLDTILDRIQQRGRDIEQNIKSSYLAQIADDYEAYMNEFEMLHPDIPVIRINGDEMDFVNYQDDLDTIIRQVQQQQEVLIQKRGTNL from the coding sequence ATGCCAACTGTTCCGTTCATTGCAATCGAAGGGCCAATCGGAATTGGAAAAACATCCCTCGCCCAAAAACTTTCCGTGCAATTCAACTTTCACCTGCTAAAAGAAATTGTAGAAGAAAACCCATTTCTAGGAAAGTTTTATGATGACATTAAAGAATGGAGCTTCCAGACAGAAATGTTTTTTCTATGCAATCGATTCAAGCAGCTGGAAGATATACAACAAAAGTACTTAAGCTGGAATAAGGCGGTCATCGCTGATTACCATATATCCAAGAACATGATTTTTGCCAGGCGCACATTGCCAGCAGATAAATTTGATAAGTACGAACAAATCTACCACATTCTAACGAAGGATATGCCCGTCCCAAATATGATGATTTACCTGCATGCGAGCCTTGACACGATTCTTGATCGCATCCAACAACGCGGGAGAGATATCGAGCAAAATATTAAATCGTCCTACCTGGCCCAGATCGCTGACGATTACGAAGCATATATGAATGAGTTTGAGATGCTCCATCCGGATATTCCAGTCATTCGCATTAACGGAGACGAAATGGACTTTGTCAACTATCAGGATGATTTGGATACGATTATCCGGCAAGTACAGCAGCAACAGGAAGTATTGATTCAAAAAAGGGGAACCAACTTATGA
- the serS gene encoding serine--tRNA ligase, producing MLDMKFLRNNFQEVKEKLAHRGEDLSDLEKFGELDERRRTLISEVESLKAKRNETSKQISVLKKEKKDAEPAIKEMREVGENIKALDGELKEIEETLEMMMLSIPNIPHESVPVGEDEDDNVEVRSWGDIQEFPFEKQPHWDIAANLDVLDFERASKVTGSRFVFYKGLGTRLERALISFMMDLHADQHGYTEMMPPQIVNRESLTGTGQLPKFTEDVFKLEEWDYFLIPTAEVPVTNYHRGEILNVDDLPRKYAAYSANFRSEAGSAGRDTRGLIRQHQFNKVELVHFTKPEDSYDTLETLTGHAEKVLQLLNLPYRVMSMCTGDLGFTAAKKYDIEVWIPSQETYREISSCSNFEDFQARRAGIRFRREEKGKPEYVHTLNGSGLAVGRTLAAILENYQQEDGSVVVPEVLRPYMGGKEVIK from the coding sequence ATGCTAGATATGAAATTTTTACGTAATAACTTTCAGGAGGTAAAGGAGAAGTTAGCCCATCGCGGGGAGGATTTGTCTGATTTAGAGAAGTTTGGTGAATTGGATGAGCGTCGCCGTACATTAATTTCTGAAGTGGAATCATTGAAGGCTAAACGTAATGAGACGTCCAAGCAAATCTCTGTTTTGAAAAAGGAGAAAAAAGATGCTGAACCGGCTATTAAAGAAATGCGGGAAGTTGGCGAAAATATAAAGGCACTTGATGGAGAACTGAAAGAGATTGAAGAAACGTTGGAAATGATGATGCTCTCCATCCCGAACATTCCGCATGAGAGTGTCCCAGTTGGCGAAGATGAAGACGATAATGTTGAAGTGCGCAGCTGGGGGGATATTCAGGAATTCCCCTTTGAAAAACAACCACATTGGGACATAGCTGCAAATTTGGATGTTTTAGACTTTGAGCGTGCCTCCAAAGTCACCGGAAGCCGCTTTGTATTTTATAAAGGGCTTGGAACACGACTGGAACGAGCACTAATTAGTTTTATGATGGATTTGCATGCAGATCAACATGGATACACGGAAATGATGCCGCCACAGATTGTTAATCGCGAAAGCCTGACTGGAACAGGGCAGCTACCTAAATTTACCGAGGATGTTTTTAAGTTGGAGGAGTGGGACTATTTTCTGATTCCGACAGCTGAAGTGCCAGTGACGAACTATCACCGAGGTGAAATCTTAAACGTTGACGACCTTCCAAGAAAGTATGCGGCTTACAGTGCGAATTTCCGTTCCGAAGCAGGTTCAGCCGGTCGGGATACGCGTGGATTGATCCGCCAGCATCAGTTTAACAAAGTGGAACTGGTTCACTTCACCAAACCGGAAGATTCCTATGATACGTTGGAAACATTGACAGGGCATGCGGAGAAGGTGTTACAGCTATTGAACTTACCATATCGCGTCATGAGCATGTGCACAGGGGATTTAGGTTTTACTGCGGCTAAAAAGTATGATATTGAAGTATGGATCCCAAGCCAGGAAACCTATCGTGAAATTTCTTCTTGCTCCAATTTTGAGGATTTCCAGGCAAGACGTGCCGGCATTCGCTTTCGCCGTGAGGAAAAAGGAAAACCGGAATATGTTCATACATTGAATGGCTCCGGTCTTGCAGTTGGCCGAACACTTGCCGCTATTCTGGAAAATTATCAGCAGGAAGATGGATCAGTTGTTGTGCCGGAAGTACTAAGGCCGTATATGGGCGGTAAGGAAGTTATAAAGTAG